In the genome of Bremerella sp. P1, the window GCTGAATACCTACCGTGGGCAGCATTCTTCGCTTCGCGAACCGATCACGCGGCAGTTAACCATCGCAGGTGCCCTGCTGCACGACATCGGTAAACTAGCCGAGTTGGATGGCGAGGTTGCCAACACTGCCTATACGCCGGAAGGTGAGTTGGTAGGGCACATCGTTTTAGGACGCGACCTGGTACGAGACACTGCTCGCGATCTTGGCATTGAACTCAATTCGCCGTGGCTGCTTCGCTTGGAACATCTGGTTCTCAGCCACCAAGGAACGGCCGCCAATGGAAGCCCCAAGGCACCCATGACTTGGGAGGCCAACTTGATCTACTGGGCCGATGAACTGGACGGAAACATCTTTCGTCTGGCCAAGGCCTGTCAGCAGCAGGATGACGGGACCCCCTTCGTGCCTAAGAGCAACCCGTTTGGGCGACGTGTCTATCGGGGGGATTTGCCCTCGCAACCGGAAGACCCGTCATAGTCGTCAAAATATTTCTTCTGCGTTTTTCGACAACCATTCACCGTAGCCTACGTTTACGTGACCCATCCAACGGTTGGTTGGTAAGGGGTACACAAATACACTGGGGCTGACTGGATGTTTCTGTTTCTGCTGCTGATGATTGGAGCCAATCTGTTGATCGGATTCTGCGCCGCCGTGCGCGTCCGTCAGTTGATCCAAAGCCAACCTTCCATCGTCGCAGTCGAGACCGAAGAAGTCTTTCTCAACGATTTCGAGAACCAGGCGGCTGCTGACGAGAACACCGATGCAGCCAAGCCAGAGCAACCGCAGCCGGAAGCCGAAGAAGTCATCCCATACGAATACCTTTCCGCCCTGGAAGAAGAGTCCGTCGTCGCCAACAGCCTGGTCGAAGCGTCAGCCCAAGTTCTTCGCCTGGAAGTCGGCAAGTATCGAGCTCGGCTGATCGAAATTGAGAACAAGCTTCGCGAGACGTGGTACCAACCGACCGAAGATGCCCTGCACGAAATTGCCGAGCAGCTGGATACGGTCAACATCGATTGGCTCGACAAACAAGCAGAAGCCGCCCAGCACCTGGACAACAGCCAGTCAGGCCTCGGTGCCTATAGCGATATCGGCAGCCGTCTCTGCGATACGCTGTTCGAGCAAACGGCCCAAATCGAAACCACGCTTAGCAACCTGCAGCAGATCGATTTCCAAGACAACCTGAACGATGTATGTCGCAAGCTGGTATTGGAAATCGCTCGACTGGTCGATCTATGCCATGATCTGCGTGACAAGATGACCGAAACGATCGTCACCGTCTTGCGAGCCGAGAAGCGCCTGGGCACGGTCGACAAAGGCATGAAGTTCGACTCGCTAACTGGCTTGAAGAATCGCACAGGCCTTGAATGCCAGATCTTTGAGTGGTGGCGAGATGACATTCGTCGAGAACGCGCGTTGAGCCTTGCCGCGGTCGACATCGACGAGTTTCGCAAGTTAAACGAACGCCTCGGGACGGAAGTGGGTGACATGGTCATCGGCTCGGTCGGGAAATACCTTGCCGACTGCATGCGAACAGAACGCGGCTTTGAATATGCCATGCGTCTGGAAGGTCAACGATTCATGCTCTTCTTCGGCGATGTCGGCCCTCGCGGGGCAACCAGCGCCGTTGAACGTATTCGTCAGACAATTGACGGAACGTTCTTTGAGTACGATGGCGAAGAACTCGAAATCAGCGTCAGTGCCGGCGTCACGGAAGCTAAGCCTGACGATACCGTCCCTAAGCTGTTCACGCGAGCGATCACGTCCTTGCGGACGGCGAAAAAGAATGGCCGCAATCGCACGTTCATCGACGAAGGCCAGGGCCCCAAGCCAATCGATCCGCCGACCTATCAGATTCGCGACAAGGTCATTACGATCGGCAAGTAGATCGCGATGTTAAGCGGCCTTCTTGGCAATCAAATATCGATCGAGCTTCGCCAGGTCTTTACCAATCGATACCTTCTCGTAGAACCCGGTCGCTTCGGCCATCTCGGCAACGCGTTTAGCAACCATTGGACTGAATTCCAACAGCAGCCATCCATCGGGCTTCAGATAGCCGGCAGCTTCTTCCAAGATTCGCTTGAGAACGGCGGTGCCTTCCTCTTCAGCGAACAAAGCAACGTGCGGCTCATGCTCGATCACATGGGCATCCATCAAGGGCCGTTCCGATTGGGCGATGTAGGGCGGATTGCTGACGATGACATCAAACCGGGAACCACTGGGCACCGCCTGGAACAGATCGCCGACGGCAAACTCGAGTCGCTCGCTCACGCCGTGTTTCTCGGCATTTAGCTTCGCGACGGCCAACGCCTTGTCACTGATGTCGGTTGCCAGCAAACTTGTGTGCTTAAGCTGTTTGGCAATGGTGACCGCGATGATCCCGCTACCGGTTCCGATATCGAGAATGCTGACCGACTGATCGGCCGAACGCCCCTTGAGAAGATCAAGCGTTTCGATCACCAGGTGCTCGGTCTCAGGCCGCGGAATGAGAACGTCCGGCGTGACCATGAATTCCATCGAGTAGAACTCACTGGTCCCCAGCACATAGGCGACCGGTTTGCCGGCGGCTCGCTGCTTGACCAGTTCTCGAAACTTTGCACGCTTTTCTTCGTCTACGACTTCCTCGAACCGGGCATAGAGCTGAATCTTGGGACAACTCAGGGCATGGCCTAGCATCAGTTGAGCTTCGAGCCGAGCCTCTTCGCTACCCTTCGATTCCAGGTACTCCGTCGTCCAATTCAAGAGACGGCCAATCGTCCATGGTTCGGCAGTCGACATGCGGGCAAATTCGCCTTGAAGAAAGGGTTGGGACCGACGGCAGTTCGCGGCTTAGTCGAGATCTCCCATCTCGCCACGAAGCTGCTCACGATCGTGATCGATCAGCGCGTCGATGACTGGCTGCAAATGACCGGCCATCACCTGATCGAGCTTATATAACGTCAAATTGATACGGTGGTCGGTAATGCGGTTTTCCGGGAAGTTGTACGTGCGGATACGCTGACTTCGGTCACCAGACCCGACGAGGCTCTTCCGCTCGTCAGCACGTTCCTTGGCTTCCTTCTCACGCTGGCTATCGTACAGCTTCGTCTTCAACAGACGCAGAGCTCGATCCAGGTTCTTGTGCTGACTTCGTTCTTCACAGCACTGAACGATGATGCCTGTTTCCTGGTGAATCAGACGCACGGCGGATGCCGTCTTATTAACATGCTGCCCGCCGGGACCGCTACTGGCCGCGTAACGCTCGACCGTGTAGCTATCGGGGCTGAGATCGAATTCCACTTCTTCCGGTTCGGCCATCACGGCGACGGTTGCCGCCGAGGTGTGCACGCGGCCCTTGGTTTCCGTTTCCGGAACGCGTTGGACGCGGTGGCCGCCACTTTCGTATTGCATCTCGCGGTAGGCACCTTCGCCGTGGACCGAAATGATCACTTCCTTGAACCCGCCCAACTCGGTCGGGTTGGACTCCATGATCTCGTATTTCCACTTCTTGGATTCGGCGAAACGCTTGTACATTTCATACAAGTCGCGAGCGAAGAGGGCTGCCTCGTCACCGCCGGTACCACCGCGAATTTCCAGGACAATCTTATCGCGGTCAGCATCCTCGCCACCGATGGTCATGTCCAAGAGGTCGCGCCAGATTTTCTCTCGCTTTGCCTTGAGGTCGACGAGATCCGCTTCGGCCAATTCGGCCATCTCGGCATCGTCCCCTTCCATCAGTTCCCGAGCATCTTCGATCTCTCGAACCACGTCCTTGAACTGACGATAGCGCGTGGCGGTACGAGCCAACGAACCGTGTTCGCGGGCAACGCTGGCCATTTGGGACGAGTTCGACAACACGTCCGGATCGCTCATTTGCTTTTCGAGAAACTCGAAGCGAGCAAGCTTTTCTTCCAAAATCTCGCGCATGAGAGGCTTCGTCCTGAGAGATAACCTGACCGATGGATTCCAACGTCAGGCCGATTGCGGGATTCTACGAAAACACGCGAGTCCCCAGTGCCAGGAAACTCGCGTGATGATGGCGTTCAAAATGGAAGAAGCTACTTCTTCTTTTTCTTCGACAGACTTGCGTAGTTGCCGGCGAACTTGTTCTTGAACTTCTCGATACGGCCGCCCGAGTCGACGAAGCGTTCCTTACCGGAGTAGAAAGGGTGGCACACGTTACAAACGTCGACCACGATTTCCTTGCGGGTGCTTCGCGTGGTGAACGAGTTGCCACAACCGCATTTCACTACGGTTTCGTTGTATTTGGGATGGATGTTTTCTTTCATTGACCTTCACTCCGTGGCAAGTTCGCGGACGAGCCCTGCGCCGGTCCGTTCCCTTGATGTGCTGGAAAACCTACGATTATAGAGCCGGCATCGACAATGGGCAATCGCAGATAGCACTGCTAAATCCTTACCCAGGCGCTTTTTCCCTCGCGATCACGCTTTTCGCTTCATCCACAGGCAAAGTGCCCATGTTGTCGGCATCCTTCTTCACGGCTGCCACCTCGCCACTATTCTTTCCAACCCACTCGTAATAAAAGACTTGCATCTATTCGCGAGGCTCGTCCACGGCATCCCGGCATGCATTATGCCTATTCCCAAAAGACGTGAAGAGAGGCTTCCCCTCGTAATGGAGATGAGGGGACCCAATAAAGTCCTGGAAATGAACCAAGACCCAGCTGATGAATGAACTAACATCGCCGAACGTCACGAAGCCAGAAGATGCCCAACCTAAGAAGAAACGGAAGTTCCGCTTAAATCTCTCGACGAGTATCCTGATCGGACTGACGCTGGGGATCCTCTGTGGAGTCTTTTTCGGCGAATCGTGTGCCTGGCTGGGCATAATCGGTCGAGCCTACGTCGGGCTGCTTCAGATGTCGATCCTCCCTTACATGATGGTTTCGCTGATCGGCGGCATTGGGACCTTAGTCGCCGCGAAGGCTATCCGCCTGGCACTGACCGCCGGCCTGGTGCTGCTGGGATCGTGGATCTTGGCGTTCATC includes:
- a CDS encoding GGDEF domain-containing protein, with the translated sequence MFLFLLLMIGANLLIGFCAAVRVRQLIQSQPSIVAVETEEVFLNDFENQAAADENTDAAKPEQPQPEAEEVIPYEYLSALEEESVVANSLVEASAQVLRLEVGKYRARLIEIENKLRETWYQPTEDALHEIAEQLDTVNIDWLDKQAEAAQHLDNSQSGLGAYSDIGSRLCDTLFEQTAQIETTLSNLQQIDFQDNLNDVCRKLVLEIARLVDLCHDLRDKMTETIVTVLRAEKRLGTVDKGMKFDSLTGLKNRTGLECQIFEWWRDDIRRERALSLAAVDIDEFRKLNERLGTEVGDMVIGSVGKYLADCMRTERGFEYAMRLEGQRFMLFFGDVGPRGATSAVERIRQTIDGTFFEYDGEELEISVSAGVTEAKPDDTVPKLFTRAITSLRTAKKNGRNRTFIDEGQGPKPIDPPTYQIRDKVITIGK
- the prmC gene encoding peptide chain release factor N(5)-glutamine methyltransferase encodes the protein MSTAEPWTIGRLLNWTTEYLESKGSEEARLEAQLMLGHALSCPKIQLYARFEEVVDEEKRAKFRELVKQRAAGKPVAYVLGTSEFYSMEFMVTPDVLIPRPETEHLVIETLDLLKGRSADQSVSILDIGTGSGIIAVTIAKQLKHTSLLATDISDKALAVAKLNAEKHGVSERLEFAVGDLFQAVPSGSRFDVIVSNPPYIAQSERPLMDAHVIEHEPHVALFAEEEGTAVLKRILEEAAGYLKPDGWLLLEFSPMVAKRVAEMAEATGFYEKVSIGKDLAKLDRYLIAKKAA
- the prfA gene encoding peptide chain release factor 1; translation: MREILEEKLARFEFLEKQMSDPDVLSNSSQMASVAREHGSLARTATRYRQFKDVVREIEDARELMEGDDAEMAELAEADLVDLKAKREKIWRDLLDMTIGGEDADRDKIVLEIRGGTGGDEAALFARDLYEMYKRFAESKKWKYEIMESNPTELGGFKEVIISVHGEGAYREMQYESGGHRVQRVPETETKGRVHTSAATVAVMAEPEEVEFDLSPDSYTVERYAASSGPGGQHVNKTASAVRLIHQETGIIVQCCEERSQHKNLDRALRLLKTKLYDSQREKEAKERADERKSLVGSGDRSQRIRTYNFPENRITDHRINLTLYKLDQVMAGHLQPVIDALIDHDREQLRGEMGDLD
- the rpmE gene encoding 50S ribosomal protein L31, encoding MKENIHPKYNETVVKCGCGNSFTTRSTRKEIVVDVCNVCHPFYSGKERFVDSGGRIEKFKNKFAGNYASLSKKKKK